The following are from one region of the Mangifera indica cultivar Alphonso chromosome 14, CATAS_Mindica_2.1, whole genome shotgun sequence genome:
- the LOC123196053 gene encoding bifunctional pinoresinol-lariciresinol reductase 2-like: MEKIKVLIVGATGYLGKRLVQASLAIGHETYVLHREEIGVDIEKVQMLLGFKEQGAFLVPGSFNDHRSLVNAVKLVDVVICAISGVHIRSHHILLQLKLVDAIKEAGNIKRFLPSEFGTDPARMRHAMEPGRVTFDDKMVVRRAIEEAGIPFTYVSANCFAGYFLGGLCQPGRILPSKDSVVLLGDGNTKAIYVDEDDIAMYTIKSINDPRTLNKTLYIRPPKNILSQREVVETWEKLIGKELQKSSISEEAFLASLQGQNYSEQVGLTHYYHVCFKGCLTNFEIGKEGVEASQLYPEIEYTTVDQYMRRYL; this comes from the exons ATGGAGAAAATAAAAGTGTTGATTGTTGGGGCAACAGGTTACTTGGGAAAGAGGCTGGTGCAGGCGAGTTTAGCCATTGGCCATGAAACCTATGTGCTCCACAGAGAAGAAATTGGTGTGGATATTGAGAAAGTGCAAATGCTGTTGGGATTCAAAGAGCAAGGAGCCTTTCTGGTGCCGGGTTCTTTTAACGATCACCGGAGTCTTGTTAACGCTGTGAAGTTAGTTGATGTTGTCATCTGTGCAATTTCTGGTGTTCATATCCGGAGCCACCATATTCTCCTTCAGCTCAAACTTGTCGATGCCATCAAAGAAGCTGGAAACATTAAG AGGTTCTTGCCGTCTGAATTCGGGACTGATCCAGCGAGAATGAGGCATGCAATGGAACCTGGAAGAGTGACGTTTGATGACAAAATGGTAGTGAGAAGAGCCATAGAAGAAGCCGGGATTCCTTTTACGTATGTTTCCGCCAATTGCTTTGCTGGTTACTTTCTTGGTGGCCTCTGTCAACCTGGTAGGATTCTTCCTTCTAAAGATTCTGTTGTATTGCTAGGAGACGGCAACACAAAAg CAATATACGTGGATGAAGATGATATAGCAATGTACACAATCAAATCAATAAACGACCCTCGAACCCTCAACAAGACTTTATATATCAGGCCACCcaaaaacattttatctcaAAGAGAAGTTGTGGAGACTTGGGAGAAGTTGATTGGCAAAGAGTTGCAGAAGTCCTCCATCTCCGAGGAAGCATTTCTAGCTTCCCTACaag GGCAAAATTACTCGGAGCAAGTTGGATTAACACATTACTATCATGTATGTTTCAAGGGTTGCCTTACGAATTTCGAAATAGGAAAGGAAGGAGTGGAAGCTTCTCAACTCTATCCAGAAATTGAGTATACCACAGTGGATCAATACATGCGTCGCTATTTGTAA